The sequence GTACGTAAAGTTTTCAGGGTCATCAAGGTCCAAAAACAAGTAAGTACTTTAAACGTTTATTCGGTTTGTAATCATTTAAACTGGGAACGTCGCTGAATCAAACCTAGTGATGGAGCTCCTTGTAGAACGCTGTCATGATGACTGGATGATGACATGTAAAGACTTAGAACCATAAAATTGTGCCTTGTTGTACAACAAGAACAAAATAAGTGTTTGCCTCAACTTGAaagctatttatattaaatgctacatgaatatttatttcatgAGGTGAGTGTTAAGGATTGTTCAGGTGTGATTTGGTAgacatgttaaataaatattcaaacttGAAAAGAAAGAGCTTTCTCCAGCATTACTGTAACAGTGGTGGCTGCCCCTAACTAACTTTGTTTCTTTTGAGGAAAAATTGTGCACCAGACAGGTTTTCTTAACTCTGGGTTGGCCCAACTATGTCTGAATGTGTTTCTGGTTGAAACTCCAGGTTGTCGCTGGCATGAAATACATGTTCACTGTGAAGATGGGCAGAACCAACTGCAAAAAGGGTGTAGTTAAGACCCTGTGTGCCATTCATAAGAATCCCAATGTTGCACGGGTAAGACCCACTGTCTACTTTACAATATTGtgattttgtttacatttctctctttccatgttaaaattttttttctctttcttcaagGTAATTCAGTGCAGAATAATGGTTTGGAGCCGGCCATGGTTAAACTCCTTTAAAGTCACTGAAATGACCTGCATGTAGAGCTCATGATGAGTGTTGTTTGGGGGTTTTTAACATTCAACCAGCAATAAAATGTACTTGCTGTTGGTAATTATGGTACACTTTGTCTTTATTCTTGATAAAATGGAAACTTTATTTGTCCTGAGAACCTGTCAACAAATAAGAATGCTTCATTAACACAATCATGTAGTCTCTTTAGACTCAGTTGCTTTGAAGAGCTACAATTTGTAGGAATTTCTCAATGATAAAACTCATGTTTCAATATTAACTCATCCTTTGCTATTAAAACGTGGTTGAACAATGTCTGTGTACTCCTGCAGCCGGAATGTGACTGACCTTCAAATATAGTTGAAATGACTTTCAACGCTGAAAAATAGTCTAGGTCACTCACACtagcattaaacattaaaaatgtttaatgctaaatggttgAAAGGTTAAATGTGTATCTTTTTTGCAAGATCTGTATGTTCAACCAATTTTATGTCTTCAACAGCATACAAAAAATTCTCTTAAGAATTTTATCTgcattttgcaatattttgaaCGTGAAACTTAATCTAAAGGCatgttaaaatatctttaaaactaAAACCTTGCAACCCTGGTGAGGTGGCTGACTCGGCTGATGCTTATTAAAACTGCTTGGTCGGtcccaaatttaattttttaaatgaatttgagtCATGACCTGTCAACAGAGAACAGAAACTGGAATGTGAACACAGAAAGGGTCAGATGTGATCTGTGAGGTCCGGCAAAATCAGGTAAGAAAATAGCTGTATTACcagtcaaaaataaagtataaggTTACCAGGGTTTATAAATGGGTAAAggacatgtaacctgcagaagataaatacctgttttttatttttttttttttttttttttttttttttttccaacctaAAGTTTTTTGTGTAGCTGGtaatgttaaattgtttttttttttttttttaaatttttttttttttttttttttttttttttcttcccctgaTGTGAATGCCATGCATTAGGTTATTTTTAATCGTATAATAGTCtcaaagattttatatatatattttttttttttttttttttttttttttttttttttttttctgaatatcatATCGGAAGTGTCGgtacaaattaaatgtattaagattgtttaaagcagtggttctcaaaatgTGGTATGAGTGCTACTagtgcagggatctccaaccctgctcctggagagctacagtcctgcagacttcagttccaaacctgctccaacacacctgtaaTTATCAaatagccctgaacaccttgattagctggttcaggtgtgtttgattgggattggagctgaaatctgtagcacggtagctctccaggagcagggctggagaCCGCTGTACTAGTGCTACTCGGGCTCCCTCTGCAGTTACGCAGAGGAATCactaaatataatgttaatattttaatttaatctttgagtAAAGGTTGTGTGGGGGGTTTTAAACCTTTTGgtacaatactttaaaaaaaataaataaataaaaaataaaaaagattagtTTTATTTACCTGTAAGCGCAATGTTAATGTTCAGTcaaactgtatatttacaatgttaaagtggctgccaacaatattcttattaggaataaaactgcctcgtTTTTGAACTGTGGAGAGCTGTAGCTCAAAAGTTAGGCCTACTACGCTACTGAAATTTAATGTTGCTCATTATGGCAGTACTTGGAGTCGAATATCTTCTGTAATTgtacttggtataaaaagtttgaggAACACTGGTATAAAAAGAAATCCTGCTTTAAGAACTTCTCCGTAAACCATTTCTTTCTccttgtagagtcatcaaggatccagcttattattGGCTAATTGGTAAGGAATTGTTTGTCTGCtacattgcactgtcacttctggtagagattGATTGACCTTTTGAATAAATCTCTTGTAATGAGACACATTAGTAAAACGTTTTCACAGAAACTagttttttaccaaaataaaagatcaactgTTTTCAAAGTACAATGTTTTCTCATGCTAGTGCAGCacaaaatatgcatgttattttacaaaaactttttttttgaggctttaaatattgtatttggattgttctacaggtttttaacaatacatccaaGCACAAACACCGCAAGCTAAAGTTTGGGGTTATTTTCATTGGTTTTATAcattgtttccaaaataaaactgacaaaattgagcatgtggtagtttattgaagttgattgtaaagccattgctgccagTCATTTGGCTTTTAAACTTTATGAATGTACAGTGACTTGAATGCAGACTAGGTTCTAACTGAACATACAGTTGTGTATTCACCCATGTTCACACGGTGGAACTATGCTAATAATTTACgatttctagattttttttttttttttttaatcgcatCTACGGTTCCACGAAGAACCTTTAACCTCTATAGAACCTTTCTATTTCACAGTGTTCTTTAAAAGGATGTTTAGATTACTGAAATCTTCTTCACATGAAGAATAAAACGGaattaagaactgttcactgaaaggttctgtggaaaatggttcttctgtgacCATTACTGCAAAAAAGGAAACCTCTACTTTTAAGGATGTAAAAACTCTATTTAATGGCTAACATTTGGGTTattttgcatgcaaaatgtgaaagtaTTATATGTATTCTTTCAGTAGTGAATTCCCCTCAGTGTTCTAAATGTTattgatttgattcatttttgaatTACTTCAGTCAAACATTTGAAGAGAAGAACCTTTTTCTTTTTAGTATTAATAAGAGGTACTCTACTCATGGCCACCAGGACAGTGGCGATGGCATTTCGTCATCccataaatatttacattgtgTTGCATAACCACAATTAAATGCAAAGGGATACAAATCTTCTCATAATAGCAGTCACAAATAATAATAGAGCATCTAGCTTGAGGAGGCGATGGAGCCTCTGCAGTTATAAACGCTCACCATCCAGGTTTTGGTTGTGTTTGAGGTCAGGAAGCATCAGCTCGTCTGCATGATTTGGCATTAGAGCCGCGGGGTCCCTGTCACAAGGTTTATCCTCCAGACAGTGTCTGACTGTCCAGCTGTTTGAACACAGACCTCCACTGGGTCAAGAGCAGAGGATAATAGTTTCAATAGCATTTACATAACTGACTTTATTGATATTTGCTGAGAAAACCACCAAAATTACCACCAATTATTTTTGTAACTCCATTTTGCAAACCCATGGGAGATTTTTTTAGAATTTCTGTGAGTGATATTTTTAAATTGCTGGTAAACATGTAGATTGAAGACTTTGATTCATCATGTCTTAGGGTATATTTTTCTTTCACCATGAGTTTGAAGTGTTTAAATCAAGACATCAGCACAAGGATTATATTTTTTCTGGCTTTGAGAGTTTATTACGTCAGTGGATATCATATATTTTGTAGATAGGCTGGCCTAATTATGctctttgtttttttgcatatcaACATATTTAGTGTAAATATGGTTTATAGCAGGTGTTAACAGTGATTAACAACTATTAATTGTGAAGTTATATGGGGTGGTGTTGCTACAACACACCGATCGGATATAACTCCGCACGACCCCCTACAGACCGCTTTTGCTTTACCAGAGCGCAATCATTTTCGGAGAACCTCGTTACGAATCATCAAAGAAGCCTTAACAGTAGGCTGCTCAGAGAGTCTGTAATGAGAGAAGGAATAGTTAAGAACGCTAAggtctttgtgatgtcacaatatgttttttttttttttttttttctcgtaaatCCTCCACTTGAATTTACTCTTCACGTGTAAGTTATGGGGATCAACTAAATATATATGGGTGGATATTCAGGagttaatttaaattacaaataattacaatttttattatgtagcctaaaaTTTCTcatcaaaaaagtattttaaatgcagtttatgtattgatttaattGTATGCCCATTGTCTCAGACAGACTTTAATACGGTGGCCaagaagggcaaaacagattacaattatgaaaacaaaataacaaattacaaacgcaaatgcaaatctaaaaaatgaaataattcagaaaacacaataacaattcagaaaacattatattaaatcagaaaacacaatgacaaattcgaaaacaaaataagtcataaaacacaacgacaaatccgaaaacaaaataagtcagaaaacacaatgacaaatcagacaaaccggaagaggtaggtatagtttgagacagcgccattgtTTTGGCattactcaccactgactggacaagacatctgtcaatcaaagtatacagaaataaccacccgaaaaacagcagagtccTGGTAGAGAGTTCTGAGATAATTTTAAAGTagctcggtttaaatgtattgtatgaattgtgctTACTAGGGAATAAAACATACGGAATGTCTGTTTGGCATTAGTGTTTTGTCAGCTTCATTGGTACAGCTGGTTAAGTGTCTGCTCTTAGCTTTTAGACGCAatcgacccgggttcaatcccaccttttgccaaaaaattttttctcccttttcaaatttcgtGTTAGCGATGGAAtttatttacagtgaaaatagcaggatttttagcaatgttatttacactaagtgcaaatacctATTTACACTGCGtcaaaatagcaggattttttgctttatatactacttgttgcaaatagtggcaatttaattttaattcaaattattaaatggatgccaccttattggtacaataaagccctccctacacctacacgtaccctaaacctaccctatactttattttcacctttttgataatttccttaatttttattgaaaataaatgcctttacaaTGTGATACGAGATTTGGAaagggagaagaagaaaaagttcggcaaaaggtgggatcgaacCTGGGTCGATCGCATCAAAATGCAAAGCGCAGACACTTTACCATCTGCACCACCAAAGCTGACAAAAAACAATGCCAAAATGCCAATAAGGCAGGtaatttgcacaaagtgtaaatagacattcCATATGTTTTATTCCATTGAAAGTGCAactcatacaatacatttaaaccaagcTACTTTAAGATCATCTCAGAACTCTCTGTTTTTTGGGTGGTTATTTCTGTatactttgattgacagatgtctcgtccagtcagtggtgagtaatcccaaaccaatggcgctgtctcaaactatacctacctcttctggtttgtctgatttgtcgttgtgttttatgacttgttattttgttttcgaatttgtcattgtgttttctgatttgttataagttttctgaattgttgttgtgttttctgaattgttattttgtcttcataattgtaatctgttttgcccttcttGGCCACCGTACTTTCAATTGTAAACCATGGCAATCCCTTCTAAACAGGAATTACTACTGGtttaaaatgatgatttaaaCAAAGTGAAAACGTATTCAGTATTTGTTATGATTTACATAATTTTtcagtatatatacatttttttcatacataAGTGTACTTTTACTAAGAACACAACAGTGTCAAATGTGTAAGGAAAAAAAAGGTAACGattattttttccattatgtGTCATTTCCAGTTTTGTCAAGTTACACAAAAAAGGTGACAGTTGTATTAATTATTTAGGACATACTGTATGTGCTATCTATGAAATTGGCCTTAGCAAGACAGAGAACTCTGAATTTTGTTCCAACAATGTTTAATATGTCATTTACACCACAAAATATTGCTACAGATATGTCTtttgagatgtggtggaaatgtCACTTTCATAAAACAGAAACAGATGACTGTGACAGTGTTGGGCGTACTAATAAAAGTGTGAAAGTGCATTTAACTGTTCAActtttaacatatattattattattatctcgtTGATAgtttgttgctatggttactcattgtttcattgtttttattcacCTGTTACTTGTTTAGTAATCTGGCCATGCTGTATATTTGTATAACCCTCACTCTGTCCATTCTCATTTGTGTTTAGTTGATTGTTATTCTTCAGTTTCTCCTGCCTGTTGGtggattttggtttatttttaataaaagaggCTGCTGTACATGATCCCTGCTTCAACTGCTGGTTCTTGCTGCAGCCCACTGTTATTATTGACTGATTGATGAGCAGGAAGGCACCTTCACTGCAGTAGGGAAATGAGTGGGTTAATTCAATAATCTCCACACATCAGAATTGGAGCTTAACCTTGTGATAAATGATGTTCCAGTAAAGTCATCTGGATGAGCTAACTGCTGTTGAGGGATCCTGAACAGGACAATTTTCTGCTTTACTGCCCTCAGAGTTCTGGCTAGCCACTAGCGATTGGAAATCTGTTGAGATTAGAGGGGAAATGTAGTGGAAATCCAGAGAGTACAGTCGATTCAATTCAATTAGAAGTATTGTTTCTGCTTATGCATGTGTCATGCTGTGTGTGTAGCATGGTGGAGAATGAAGATACAGCTGTTTGAAGTGCAGTTTGAGTATTCTGTGTATAAACAATCCAGTGAATGAAGAATGAAGAATGGGAATCCAGTGCATGCCTGCTGATATTTTGAAGTGTGCTGTTGTACACATGCTGTGCTGTTTAATTTACAGGAACTCGTCCAAGAAGAGGCAAGCAGGGCTGATTATCGAACAAGATATTTTAGAGAATGTTGCAAGTAAACAGTTACTGGTATTGGCTTCCGTAGTATTATTTTAAGTAAGTGGCTACCAGCATCTGTTTGTTTCCCAAAGTTCTTCAGcctttatgttcaacagaagaaagaaactcacaggtCTGGAACAAATTAATGATGGCAGATTTGTTCAAATTCTTTACCATCATATTTTCAGTAGTTGTTGGgtaaaaaaaagtgaacacacacacaaataaataaaaataaatgaataaaacaccgGGGTACATTTAGATAAGAATCAGTTATGTCATAAAGGCATGATGTAACTGAAAggttgaaatttttttaataaatatcagaCCACAGCAAGTTGTCACATCAGTTGATTCGATATTTttcaccttttac is a genomic window of Cyprinus carpio isolate SPL01 chromosome B2, ASM1834038v1, whole genome shotgun sequence containing:
- the LOC109050100 gene encoding cystatin-like, with amino-acid sequence MYGKMFVSFLLVALSVVSAGVPGGPVDADINDEDVQKALQFAVAQYNRQSNDAFVRKVFRVIKVQKQVVAGMKYMFTVKMGRTNCKKGVVKTLCAIHKNPNVARVIQCRIMVWSRPWLNSFKVTEMTCM